The genomic interval AGGACGTCAGAGAGAACCATCTCTGCCACTGTTTCTTTATATGCTATAAAATAGAATATTAGGGCTTTAGTACTGTTTGTACCCTGACATTGCAGCTTCATCATTCatctaatgtcactgtgttttcCTCCAGGCTGGCCATCTCTCTGCAGGCGAGCCTCTTCCAGATAGTGGGCTACAGGAACCTGGTGCTGGAGGTGGAGAAGCTGCGCAGGGAGCCATACGACTGCGAAAATCCAGATCATGAAGAGATGCTTATGAAGGTATTGATACACaatacatttagaaaaaaaaatcatcacaaaaACTGCAAACTTTTGTGTTAAGAAATGCTAAATATGGTATCTAGctctgttaaaaaaaaggtttcactaGGACTGattgaattttttattatattcatGGATCCAAAAGGTGAAAATTAAATTTACAGTGTAATAAACTATATTCTgctttatttcctcatttgtttgGTAGAACAAACAAGTTGCTTGAGCTctgaatgtaattattttttttatttaaacattggTATAGCTATTGGTACAATAGTGCACTGCTAAAGTATACTGCTAAAAATGATATCATGTAAAGAAACCTTGAATATCCAATATAGAGATTTTCATGTAACAAATAATCTTTATGTAACATTCAATTATTAAGcctatttcaagacatttgacACTTTTACTCACTAAGCTTTTAACATAGTATTACTCTATTGAAAGATATTTTAACCCTCTACtgtatgaattattacatttgcatcaaaaatgtttttatggatttttattacttgaattagttcaagaaattttttagaaattaaaaaaaaaaaaaaacttataaatTTTTTAGGGGGgttagttggtaaattgttgccatatggcaacaatgtgcaataGTGGAAAGTATCTTATAGTCATAAATAACACAAAgtgtatgagattacaattccaattactgcattttccggACTCTAAGTTGCAGAGgttttttgccacctagtaaacatgtaaaagttatatcttctTAGAAAttaattacagttgtaaaaagtatgtggatggattttacttactcaaaatacttttttttttttttaaatcaaggtatgttttgggtgaagtatctttttaattctttctcttaaattcttaattatttctcttgaaacataaaatgtagCAAGTAAGGTGCAGttataaaatgtctgaaattacaaccTTTTTTCTTGCTTTGAATGTGGAAGAAATGTAAGTAaactattagagaagcctagtgtctGTTTTTGCTATGCATGCCTGTTTAATTCATGAGTGCACAtgccacagttccattatcacatgttgttgccatatggcaacaattacattttactcagaatactcaaaatatataaacttgtttaaatgacaaaacataaatgttaatgtctcagatagtgtttacattatttccctttaagtagttttgcctaaatacattttttcatcCGATGATGATCTTCACCATGTCATGTGACTGCAGAAAACgaagtgcaaacagcacttcccggtcatgtgacatggcttttttttttttgttatgtcaaagcTACAGCcccctttttccagttacatacaGGAaaatagttttgtattattgcctgtcaaaaaattggagataaattaattgttgccatatggcaacaccatacAGTAAGGagttaaagaaataaattaacagCCAATAGAacaattttagtatttaaatgAGGAAGActgtctagaaataggcttaataatgttatgtttgtttttattatattctCATAATGACATGTTAGATAATTGCTCAGTgctattcaatattcaatattttcacttgctaatatGTCATTATTTGCAGTGTAGGTTCTATgccctatgtagtgagcatatatagtgaataggaaaCCTATGATAATCAGATTTGCTGTAAACTGGTGGATTGAATTGAAATGATTCTTCCTGCATAAGGACTAAGATGATggaagaaatgtaaaatctaGCTAAATATCAGCAACGAGaaaatattattgttaatataaaGGTAAACCAACCTGAAGCATTACATACCGTGATAAAATGAACAAAGATGCCTCTTTGTGAATTTCTTATGAGAAATGAACATCTAGTGTAGCTACTGCTAATGTTCAGTATGTTTCAGGTTCATTATTCAAATATATCTGAATatgacattttatataattaatatttgaccACACTCTATTCCTTTGGGTCTTTCtaaactgatgtgtgtgtgtgtgtgtgtgtgtgtgttttctctcttgtGTAGCTGTGGAAGACGCTTCGTCCTGATTCTGCCCTCACTGGCCGCATCTCTAAACAGTGGTGTGAAATTGGCTTCCAAGGCAGTGACCCCAAAACAGACTTTAGGGGCATGGGGTTATTGGGTTTGCACAACCTACTGTGAGTATATACTTTTTTCACAGTATGAGATTTAAAATGCAATGTGTATGTTTGCTTGTGTTTCTGTGGTAGCTGTACTATCAATGCACATAACATAGTGTGTTAACATAAACTTTAATTATTGTAGCAGCAGTGATTGGTCAATAAAACCGATAAAACTCGTCTTGGCATAACGATATCTTGGCATTGAGATACTTACAGAAATGTTAGCAACACTAAAGGGTCAAAAATTAAACAGAACTCATACATCAATGTGGGCCCTGTGCTGTTAAAATCACTTGTATGTTATTTAGGTGATTTTACTTCAGTATCTCGATGATGGTCTGTTTAATTTTCTATCCTGACAAAGCACTCTGGTGTGTAGGATGATGGATTAATTCATTGTATTATACAAAAGTGCACCACTGCAATTATACTTCATCATTTATAATGTAGTTTAATCAGATGGTGTGTGCCTTTGTCCTGTTTCATTTGTTGTAATAGGTATTTTGCCGAGCACGACAAGGCTGCTGCTCTCCAAGTGCTGCACGACTCTCTGCAGCCCAAACACAGGTCAGATCCTCCTCCCTGTTGCATGCCTTAGCCTGCTCTCTGCACTGTACGCACgtattttgtctttaattttgtacttttttttaaaatcacttttACACAGTATAATGATACCCTAAGCAGAAGAGGATGTCATACCTAAAATTTCCAGTTATATTTTTAAAGCCCCCTGCTGCCTGCAGGCTGAATTGCAGTTAGtacattccttccttccttttccccCAAACTGAGGAAAAACTAAACGTGTAAGTAGGTTTTTAgggaaacagaacaaaacagctCTATTCTAGCAAGAGTGAAGTTACTTTACAGGCCATAAAGAAAACAGAAGtcccaaatgaaaaaaataagccaCAACAGCAGTAATGctgtttacattttctttttctaatgtATCTTTgaaattatttgattattacaCATGTATAAACACTTGTAAATGTCACCAATGGCAATGTTGACTTTTTGTCCAATAGAGCAACAAGCACACACTACAGTTACTCAAAAATGTATGCTTAGACGGTCCAACACAAACCTAAGAAActgtaaaaagaaatacattctAGAGATATACATTATTCATGAGACACCTgcataaaaacaatttaaaacagTGTGTTAAGGCAGAAAaagaagggggcgtggcctctgcgtCTATAAATCTCGgcaaaggaggcatggcctatgTGCCTATAAGTCTTTGTGTAGGAGGCATGGTCTCTGTACCTGTAATATCAGTGaataggtgtggcctctgtgcctgtaagtctcagtgtaggaggcatggcctctgcgTCTGTAAATCTCGGTGAATGAGGtctggcctctgtgcctgtaagTCTTTGTgtaggaggcatggcctctgtacctgtaatATCAGTGaataggtgtggcctctgtgcctgtaagTCTTTGTGTAGGAGGCATAGCCTCTGTACTTGTAATATCAGTGaataggtgtggcctctgtgcctgtaagTCTTTGTgtaggaggcatggcctctgtactTGCAATATCAGTGAataggtgtggcctatgtgcctgTAAGTCTTTGTGTAGGAGGCATGGCTTCTGTGCCTGTAATATCAGTGaataggtgtggcctctgtgcctgtcagtctcagtgaagtaggtgtggcctctgtgcctgtaaTATCAGTGaataggtgtggcctctgtgcctgtaagTCTTAGTgtaggaggcatggcctctttGCCTGtaagtctcagtgaaggaggtatggcctctgtgcctgtaaTCTGAGTGAAGTatgtgtggcctctgtgcctgtcagacTCAGTGAAGTatgtgtggcctctgtgcctgtaagtctcagtgaaggaggcgtggcccctGTACTTGTAAGTCTGTAAGTGAAATAATTAATAGGAGTtagtaaatatacatttaaatttagaCTTATTCAACTGGGTGGGAATTTAAGAAAAGGAAATCATTTATTGAAAGTccaatatattctatataaaactCTTTATTGAAGTATGCAgtatgcactatatggccaaaagtttgtggactcctaaccatcacacccatacagtatgtgggtcttccccaaactgttaccacaaagttggaagcacacagttgtctagAAGGTTTTCATATCCTGTagtattacagtttcccttcagtggaactaaggggcccaaacctgttccagcatgacagtgcacctgtgcacaaagcaaggtcaaAGAAAACATGGTTTGACATagttggtgtggaagaaatcgacagagccctgacctcaatcccactgaacacctttggtatGAACTGGAACGTCAGGCCTCCTCTTTTAACATCAGtaaaattcccacagccacattccaaaatctagtggaaagccttccagaAGCGTGGAGGTTTAAAAAGCATATGGGTgtgttggtcaggtgtccacaaacttttggccatatagtgtacaaaaAGGACCTTTTGTATTTAGAAACATGTCCAAGTCCATCAGCAGTTTTCTGTTGCAGACATTGTCCATATGTCACCCTTTGTTTCTGCTGAAACGTCCCAGTCTGCTGATGAATACGCACAGCTGTGGATGAGATTTGACAGGTTTAGCATGCTCTGTCACCACGCGTCACACATGTCAACACCttccttttctgtttttctcgttcattttttattgttgtttttgtcatcgCTTTGTCATGTGCAGGAACATTTCCAAAGAGGAAGCCAGGTACTCcatcttttctctctcagtaAGAATtccatttgatatttttttttatattaatctaAATCTTATTGTATCTCTTTCTCTTATCTTCTCTATCTCTTAATCTCATCTCATCGTAAACACAAAGGCATTATGCTCCATTGTAGCAGTGGTTAGTAGCAGTGAATGCTTTCTCTTTTTGCCTGTCTCATtcttgtgctgtgtgtgttgctctgtATTTGGATGGattctgttgtgtgtttacaaaggATATCTTGAAGGATATGGCCTTGTGGACATGCTTGTGTCCTGTTTAACATTTCTGTTTGCCTACAGTAAGATGAGCAAAGCTGACTGGGAGAAGCAGAAATTCGACAAAGCTATCGGGTGAGTGCAACATTGTAGGCTAAAATGTTGCATTTTGCAAGAGTTCTGCTTTGCTGTAAATCCTGCAGTCTGCACAGTAGCTGTTAGCATTCTGTCTCCACCCTCGAGGCTTTGTGTGAGGATTTAAAGCACGGCACTGCGGCCTGTCATCAGCTTTCAGCATGCATTAGCATGCTCATCTGCACCATGGAGGCTGTGCAGCACGCATCCataaagatacacacacaaacacacacacatacacacacacacatacagagtcaCCATGTTGGTAGCTATTTTCAAGAGAAAGGCATGCTTAAAAAGTTGTTATAAATCTCCGTATGACATCATAGacgaatttgcatattcattgaaAGGCATACGATTTGCATATCATGTTACATGAAGTAGGAagaattgtttttttatctgaaaagaaaataatagattGTATTTCTTACAGAAAGAGAAAGTATTTCACCTCAAAAAGTATTTTGAGCAGTCTGCTCAAAAAGTTGCTGGATTTGTCACTAGGCTTTTTTTCAAAcgaacgaggtctaaacattcACCAAATCTAaagatattcattcatttttcgaACAACTTGAGTCTTTCAGTTGAACGTTGCAGGCTGActtgtatatacactatatgaccaaaagtatgtacaTACCTGACGATCACACTGATATGTGCTTCCTGAACGTCCCCAGTCCAGATTTACTCCCCCATTGCTGTTAtcataacctccattcttctgggaaggctttccactcaattttggagtgtggctgtggggatttgctcattcagatacaagagcattagtgaggtcaggcactgaggttggatgaggaggcctggggcgtGTTGgctttccagttcatcccaaagatgttcagtgggtttgaggtcagtgctctgtgcaggccactaaGCAAACTTCGCtttatgcacaggggcattgtcatgctcgaacatgtttgggcctgttagttccatccatccatccatccatcgattttccataccgcttatcatacacagtgttggataagcagtacagaaaatgaatggatggatggatggatatttggtTAAAACAATCCCAAGCTCATATCATTTTTCCCTGCCATTATTGCTGCATGTATTGTACTGATGTTTCGTTCATGAATGAGTCAACTCTTTAATCAACTCTTTTAGGTGAACTTtaagagcctttttttttttttataaaaaaagaattttttaaataataataataaaaaaagtagatCCTGGTCACAAtgaaaatgtataattattatactgtatattcatgacTCTGTAACAGACAGTGAAAAAATATGCTATAAATCTACTGAATCTTCTGAACAATTTGGCACAGCTGATTGACACAGCATAAAGCATGCTTTAGTCCTCTTGGATCAGTTAGCTGTACTTGGATAAGTAACTAGCTCCATAGGTAGAAAGTAGCAATGAGTAACTTATGTGAAAATGAGGTCCTAATACAAAGAAGTTGAGCTTGATGTGTTGTAACGCAGATACTCCTTTGCCATTGTCGGCATCAACATCACGGACCTGGCCTACTCCCTGCTGGTGAGCGGAGCTCTGAAGACTCATCTGTACAACGTGGCACCTGAGATGCCCAGCCTGATTCACTTCCAGCAAACCTTCTGTACGTCTCAAAATTCACTCTACACTGGTCTGAGAGGTTTTTGTCTTTGTCAAGCATGCTCACATAGATTTAGACAGACATTTATGAGCATTTAAGAGAGGAAACCTTGCATAAGAGCAAGCCCAAATTTGATCACAACCTCGTTTACTACtagccttctttttttctttctctttgaccTGACATACTTCTTCGCATAACATACTGACACAGTATAATAATTTAGCAAATTTACGTAAGCTAGCCATCACTACACTTTATGCTAGGTAACAGAGAATATTATTAGAACATCCAGTAAGTATTTGACAGGTTCTGTCAGGGTTAAGCTGTAAGATGCAATAATAAAATTtgtttctcttgaagttaataaaacaaaaaaacagcttgttaCATAACAGAGATACCGCAAAATATAAACGCCTCCATCCTGAGGACCTTCTCATGTCAGAAAACGTAAAGTTTCAGCTTTACTGctgactgttgcaaagcgctgacactggagactcctttcataaaaatgttaaacaaacattttctatttttatagaCAATGTCATCCAAAtttatagactttcagctgtttgcaatgaacaaatcaaacaaaagcaactgaaatagttcaacacaacgaatgcttcaagtggtttccccaaattcaactgaaaatgcaacttataatgacttctccagtctcaaaatgattcaacccccagaatagaatccctcacaacagcacaattatgcaaaacaggtgttgtctcaagcacacctgatgcaactaatcaagggcttcattagttgcaacacgtgtgcttgagctggaacacacgaaatacctgaactggctaggggtagaaaacatttgaaatacctgaactggttaggggtagaaaatgtatgaaatacctgaactggctaggggtagaaaatgtatgaaatacctgaactggttaggggtagaaaatgtatgaaatacctgaactggctaggggtagaaaatgtatgaaatacctgaactggttaggggtagaaaatgtatgaaatacctgaactggttaggggtagaaaatatatgaaatacctgaactggctaggggcggcaaacatatgaaatacctgaactggttaGGGGCGGAAAacgtatgaaatacctgaactggttaggggtagaaaatgtatgaaatacctgaactggctaggggcggcaaacatatgaaatacctgaactggttaggggcggaaaacatgtgaaatacctgaactggttaggggcggaaaacatatgaaatacctgaactggttaggggcggaaaacatatgaaatacctgaactggttaggggtagaaaatgtatgaaatacctgaactggctagggatagaaaacatatgaaatacctgaactggctaggggtagaaaatatatcaaatacctgaactggctagggggcggcaaacatatgaaatacctgaactggttaggggtagaaaatatatgaaatacctgaactggttaggggcggaaaacatttgaaatacctgaactggttaggggtagaaaatgtatgaaatacctgaactggctacgggtttgttgagtgtacactacctggatggggcagacaAAGGAAGCTATCattggctgcaaccagatttctgagaaggcaagttgtgaaaaaccctcgagtgactgcaaatgacctgcagcaagacctgATGGCagcaggcactgaggtttcagtgagcactaTTTATTAATACtaacatatattaatatttatatatttatttcatataacaaggtacagtacattttcatggtacagtcagtactgtttatttttgtaataaagaaatattttactttgagtgttatggttccattcagtatcagttttaaaaactatcggttgaccAGTGTATGGTCATTGGGTCGGGGAAGTCATGTCTCATCTTAAGTTGGAAAAGATTAGGTACACTGTCAGGGGGGCAACTGGGAAATTTTacagaatctggcaaccttttctgttctttgtcaGAGACGTGGATGCTGACAGTATTGTTATGTGATCATTGTCtataattttgtttcttttgctctcttctaTGGTGGTCTGgctttataatatgtaatatgtatgttcTGTGTCTGGCACTGGGGGGGGGTTGTTCTGTCTGTTTGGTTGGTGTTGTATGattaatttgaaaaatgttaataaagaaaccttgatcaaaaactatcggttgattaaccGGTTATCTGCAGGTACCGCcaaacttagttatcggtatcggtaaaatccactatcggttgATCTCTATTCCATACACGTTTTATTAACTCTTCGATTGATGATAAAGGGATTAAAAAACTGTTGTAATTTAACAAAATAGATCATTGTTGCTAtagtgaggttttctgtaatgacaagtttatataacatttatggaaggagtctccagtgtcagttctGTGTAACAGTTAGTAGGGTTTCCcgtacaggaaagtcttcacaACAGAGGACTTTTAGATTATTGCtaaattgtttttttctctctctctctcattaggTTATCTGATGCAGGAGTTCCACCGGTTCTGGATCGAGGAGGACCCATGTGACATCATGGAGTTTAACCGAGTGCGCGCCAAATTCCACAAGCACGTCCTGAAGCAGCTGAAAAATCCCGACATGGCACTGTGCCCTCATTTCACCGCCTCCGACCTTCACCTGGTCAACCTGTAGCTCCTCACCTCATCCCTCATCTCTGACCTCTTACCATTCTTCACTATGTCTAAGCTTTCTGTCATCACTGCCGACTGGATGGAGCTGTTTTTGttcacacacatgaacacatgaagTCAGTATTTATGGCTGCGCTGCTCTCTCTGTCAGACATTTAGTAAGCTCACATCACCAGCATCACTGAAGACCACGGTGAATGTACACGTGCACAACGTTATCTCTACTGAATTTAGCACACCCTCACTGACTTGCAGTTCAGACGCATGTAACGCTGCAACATCCAATTTCGAATCTGATCGGATGATGTGAATATAGGCTGCCAATATTGCTGATGGAGATTCAGCCAAAGGGACGTGTTTGAGGTAAGGTAAAGTCAATGAGGGCTTGTTAAAACAGTATTGGAACACATCCTGTTGCAAAGACATTTATTTCCTTTGCACTGGACACAGCATTGACACTGTAAtctttttaatatttggttttaaaggaaaaatccaccctgaatgacttaCATATTAGTCTTTATGATTAATGGGACCTTTAATGtcatccaagatttattttacaatgaaaTTATGAGTTGGCTTTTTTGAGTTTAAAACTTCTTCCATTGACTTGTTAGTCTGTTTTCGCTTTGGTGAATGGTTTCCTACGTTACCTCATAGCGGTGCAGTCAGATTTGATTAGATTCAGCCCTttcttcatctctacctaaagagagcgatgcagcagtgctttagtccttttGTATTACATAGTAGTTTTGTTTACAGTGAAAGTTGAACCTACAAGGGAGTAGtatttatttaagctttaacTTATAACTTAAGGTTAGGGTAACACTACTTCACTTAGTGCAACTCTTAATTATTTTTAGTCGTGCATAAACTTGAACATAGTGGTCATTTATGTACAAACTAGTCTATGACAGCACTTATGTTTACTTTCTTATTAATACCAATATCTCATTGCAGCTGTGTCGTGTAGCTGCATTGCATcctggaactttgagtccagCGTTTTCACCAATGTTTGCCTCTGCTACTTCTGTGTTGGATTCCTCATTAATATGATCCCTGGAAATGATGCTCTTGTTCTTTTGGTGTTAGGATCCAACAGCAAAATCTGAACATTATATCCCTtgtgttagatttttttttttttctcttattaaacACCACCACGGCACACAACCGCAAACTTCTCAAGGGATTAAAGCAATTACAGCAACAACCAACAGATTAGCACCAGAGTCACTAAACACCTCACAGATGTGTTGCAGGGTGGACTTTTGCTTACACTTTTAATCAGATATTCAGTGTCATGTGTGAGTTACAGAGCTCCCTATTGACCAGTAGGTGGAGCTTTTACTCCAAGTCCAATGTGACACAGGACAAACGAGCTAGCATATAAGGAAATAAAGCACGCTTATGTAGGTAAAATGAATAGAAGCAGCAGCGCAAATTCAGCCATTAACAGTGTAATTAATGTGAGTCGCTCTTATATATCTCACCATTTgtgattttcacatttttacaacaaatattaacCAGAGAAGAGTTTGCTGCCAAGAGGTGTCGATTAGAAACTTGCCAAAATGGTTATAGTGAGCATTTTGTGAACATCATTGTACTCGATTCATGATGCTTTGGTGTTGATGTAAAGTCATGGAATgttccaggttttttttcttcttttttttttctggctacCAAAGCAATAAGTGACATTTGAGAgagtctgtatttatttatttgcccaGCCGTAGTATTTACTCTGCTACTGTTATACACTAATAAGCATAAGCACCTACTTACTTTGTAGAGTATTCTTTCTCTTGCAATCACGCTTCTTTCTCTGTCTAGACCCTAAAACTAGACAGTCACAAGGTTTGCATGGTGACTTAGGTTTGCCTGTgagtttttaatgaattaatttattttgcacTGCTCTGTCACTCATGACTAATCTGAGTTGCTTACTGTGTGAATGTCTACGCTTTTAGCAGTATTCTGCCTTTTTATTTCAGAGTAATGCATTATGCTGTGTTTTTAACCTACAATCAACTGTATAAGTGCTGAACGTCATTAAGGGTTTATAAATTGTAAGGAGTTACAAGCAATTGCTGTACATACTGCTTAACATGAATTCGATTTTATCCTGATAATGAAGGATCATCTGTGTGCA from Ictalurus furcatus strain D&B chromosome 18, Billie_1.0, whole genome shotgun sequence carries:
- the elmod1 gene encoding ELMO domain-containing protein 1 translates to MKHFLRVLTQFLVFLYCKCLWRGLKFIFRKVTGRCELQRICYNNKPGARRTLKIESSLKCSKSELLQNALSVHPDAVEKTIDDIMALKKINPDTNPQLAISLQASLFQIVGYRNLVLEVEKLRREPYDCENPDHEEMLMKLWKTLRPDSALTGRISKQWCEIGFQGSDPKTDFRGMGLLGLHNLLYFAEHDKAAALQVLHDSLQPKHSKMSKADWEKQKFDKAIGYSFAIVGINITDLAYSLLVSGALKTHLYNVAPEMPSLIHFQQTFCYLMQEFHRFWIEEDPCDIMEFNRVRAKFHKHVLKQLKNPDMALCPHFTASDLHLVNL